A single Coregonus clupeaformis isolate EN_2021a chromosome 39, ASM2061545v1, whole genome shotgun sequence DNA region contains:
- the LOC121554483 gene encoding gastrula zinc finger protein XlCGF57.1-like isoform X5, which yields MSKLQLFRVFLNERLTAAAVEIFGAVEKTVVEYQEENDRLRRLLRISPEIQLCKIDSLQFSVSEEEVPPEQQHCEQVWSPSLGQEDPEPTQIKEEQEELRTNQEEEQLQGLFDTKDSVFTPSYVKSECDQEDPLQSWTLPQTQTVENRESDSKPVDLTTFGTVTHLKGLDMPFDPPDNQNNASSHSSAVSRDPVGLDSSPPLDPNPLLNPNPPLEKHCFKPRITSRKTYHCGDCGETFALKAGLQRHVTLPKKRPSECCFCKKHYNSTCKLKTHVRLCHLGKPFTCPACGKTFKYKGHMSRHMRIHKGEEVFSCGDSGKSFSQKGNLTEHVLTHTGEKLFSCGDCGKSFSHKGHLSVHKLTHTGEKPFSCGDCGKSFSQKGNLSIHKLTHTGEKPFSCGDCGKCFGLKRHLTMHKLTHTGEKPFSCGDCGKSFNRKAVLTMHIRTHTGEKPFSCGGCGKSFSQRGNLTKHTRTHNRDNSFRCGDCGESFTEKGHLTEHIRTHTEEKRYRCGDCGKSFNQKADLRRHILTHTGEKPHGCSVCGKRFTHKSHLLRHVDKVHKERKQDRN from the coding sequence acTCCCTGCAGTTCTCTGTCTCTGAAGAGGAGGTTCCccctgagcagcagcactgtgagcaggtgtggagccccagtctggggcaggaggacccagagcccacacagattaaagaggaacaggaggaactcaggaccaatcaggaggaagagcagcttcaagGGCTATTTGATACCAAAGACTCCGTGTTCACTCCTTCCTATGTGAAAAGTGAATGTGATCAGGAGGACCCACTTCAGTCCTGGACACTTCCCCAAACCCAGActgtggagaacagagagagtgactCTAAACCAGTGGATCTCACAACTTTTGGCACTGTGACCCACCTAAAGGGTCTTGACATGCCCTTTGACCCCCCAGATAATCAGAACAATGCCTCCAGCCACAGCTCAGCCGTAAGCAGAGACCCAGTAGGACTTGACAGCAGCCCACCATTGGATCCCAACCCACTGTTGAATCCCAACCCACCATTGGAGAAACACTGTTTCAAACCAAGAATCACATCTAGAAAAACGTACCACTGTGGTGACTGTGGTGAAACGTTTGCTCTGAAAGCTGGCCTGCAGAGGCATGTGACTCTCCCCAAGAAGAGACCCAGTGAATGCTGCTTCTGCAAAAAACACTATAACTCCACCTGTAAACTGAAGACTCATGTCAGACTCTGTCACCTTGGGAagcccttcacctgccctgcttGTGGCAAGACCTTCAAATACAAAGGCCATATGTCCAGGCACATGAGGATTCACAAAGGAGAGGAAgtatttagctgtggtgactctGGAAAAAGCTTCAGTCAGAAGGGGAACCTAACCGAACATGtactgactcacacaggagagaaactctttagctgtggtgactgtgggaaaagcttcagtcataagGGACACCTTTCTGTGCATAAACTGACTCACACAGGTGAGAAACcttttagctgtggtgactgtgggaaaagctttaGTCAGAAGGGGAACCTAAGCATTCATaaactgactcacacaggagagaaaccttttagCTGTGGAGACTGCGGGAAATGCTTTGGGCTCAAGCGGCACCTTACCATGCATaaactgactcacacaggagagaaaccatttagctgtggagACTGCGGGAAAAGCTTCAATCGCAAGGCGGTCTTAACTATGCATATaaggactcacacaggagagaaaccatttagctgtggaggctgtgggaaaagcttcagtCAGAGGGGGAACCTAACCAAGCATACTCGGACTCACAACAGAGATAATTCCTTtcgctgtggtgactgtggggaAAGCTTCACTGAGAAGGGGCACCTAACTGAACATATACGGACTCACACAGAAGAGAAACGATATAGGTGTGGTGATTGTGGGAAAAGCTTCAATCAGAAGGCGGACCTAAGGAGGCATAtactgactcacacaggagagaaaccacatGGCTGCTCAGTCTGTGGTAAAAGATTCACTCATAAATCTCATCTGTTGAGGCATGTGGATAAAGTCCACAAAGAAAGAAAACAGGACAGAAACTGA